In Helianthus annuus cultivar XRQ/B chromosome 9, HanXRQr2.0-SUNRISE, whole genome shotgun sequence, the following are encoded in one genomic region:
- the LOC110877260 gene encoding uncharacterized protein LOC110877260, whose protein sequence is MYSTCTKAKCGNCGKLMNQEVGYKKPKVCVGSGGVFVSERATFIVTDDLCVMPYTSANSIRLLTGLGITDKSCLEDLMLDMGREQIVNLLKVALSLDAVFTYLVFNRVVPGQSSILDQTVMKKEDSATPKMHLEVSLQKSTGKLLFVEAEEDFVDFLFSVLSIPLGTVIGELLKGASSVTCIDNIIKSVSNMSVGRRHLKSHDIKDMLLKPHIGQQYSSRHQFFPLACTPLRWRDCFHKDPRIDNGLLKQSGLFIVTDDLIVTPSSSYSTLNTLNDLKVPFDDIEKYETSIGLIEGLRMLKASLRSRSTLTDSLSLDILIK, encoded by the exons ATGTATAGCACTTGTACAAAAGCGAAATGCGGAAATTGTGGCAAGTTGATGAATCAGGAAGTTGGATATAAGAAACCCAAAGTGTGTGTTGGTAGCGGTGGTGTGTTCGTTTCTGAAAGGGCAACGTTTATTGTAACCGATGATCTTTGTGTGATGCCTTATACTTCTGCAAACAGCATTCGGTTGCTGACTGGTCTTGGAATTACCGATAAGAGCTGCTTAGAGGATCTTATGTTAGATATGGGCCGTGAACAG atTGTTAATCTTTTAAAGGTGGCCCTATCACTCGATGCTGTGTTCACTTATTTAGTTTTCAATAGAGTCGTTCCCGGCCAAAGCAGTATACTTGATCAAACCGTTATGAAAAAAGAGGATTCAGCAACTCCAAAGATGCATCTGGAAGTATCTTTGCAAAAGTCAACTGGAAAGCTCTTATTTGTAGAAGCCGAAGAAGATTTTGTTGACTTTcttttcagtgttttatcaattccTTTAGGAACGGTAATTGGGGAACTGCTGAAAGGGGCTTCTTCTGTAACTTGCATTGATAATATTATCAAAAGCGTTTCAAACATGAGTGTAGGAAGAAGACACCTTAAGTCACATGATATCAAGGATATGTTACTTAAACCTCATATTGGTCAACAGTATTCTTCAAGACACCAGTTTTTTCCATTGGCATGCACCCCGTTACGTTGGAGGGATTGTTTCCATAAAGATCCAAGGATAGACAATGGACTCCTAAAACAATCTGGACTGTTTATTGTGACAGACGACTTGATTGTAACCCCATCCTCGTCATATTCGACTCTGAATACTCTAAACGATTTGAAAGTCCCGTTTGATGATATTGAGAAATATGAGACTAGCATTGGCTTAATAGAG GGCTTAAGAATGCTGAAAGCATCGCTAAGATCTCGCTCCACATTGACTGATAGCCTCAGCCTTGATATACTCATAAAGTGA